The following nucleotide sequence is from Streptomyces leeuwenhoekii.
CTGCAGTGCGCTGCTCTCGGTCGCGCCCCAGCGGGCGGCCCAGTGGGCCAGGCGGGTGGCTTCGGCGTGGGTGAGGCGGGCCAGGGTGCGGCCGGTGCCGTGCCGGCCGGTGACGGCGCCGGGGCGGGCGCGGGGCAGCCCGGCGCCGAGGTCGCCGCCGGTGCGGGTGAAGAAGTCCCGGGCCGGGGCCGCGTCCTGGGTGGCCAGCCAGCGCCGGTAGTCACGCAGGTCGGGGCGGCGTTCACCGCCGTGGGTGGTGCCGGCGGCGAGGTAGGCGCGGTGGAACTCCTGCAGCAGCAGACGGACGCTGAAGCTGTCCAGCAGGGCGCGGTGGTAGGTGAGGACGACGTCGGTGGGCGGGATGTGGCCGGCCGGGTGCTGTTGCGGTTCGCCGTCCAGCAGGGCGGCCCGCAGCAGGCCGGGCCGGGCGAGGTCGAAGCCGCGTCCGCGTTCCTGGTCCATCAGAGCCTGGCGGCTGAGGGTGCCGTGCGCGTGACGGACGACTTCGGGGTGGGCGCGGGCGTGCAGCGCGGCCCGGGGCTGGGGGTCGAAGGCGAACGCCGCGCGCAGCACGGTCTCGTGGTCGAAGACGGACTGCCAGGCGGCGGTGAAGCGGCCGGTGTCCAGCGGCCCGTGCCAGCGCCACGCCAGTTGGGCGACCTGCTGGTGGGGGCGGTGGGCGGTGCGGGCGAGCAGTTCACGCTGGAGCGGGGTGAGCGCCAGCGGCTCCGGCAGGACGGGGGCCGGCGGGCGCGGGGCGGGGGCCCGGGGTGTGACGGCGCCGGGCCGGCCGGCCGGTTCGGCGGTGGCCGCGGTGAGCAGGTCGGCGAGGACGCCCGAGGGGTAGGGGGCGTCGAGTTCGAGGACGTGGTGGCCCGGTTCGCAGCGCAGCGTCCTGGGCTGTATGTCGCGCAGCTCGGGCCGGTCGGCGGCGATCCGGGCGAGCGCGGCTTCCAGGAGGGCGGTTGGCAGCGGGCCGCGCAGTTCCAGGGTGGACGCAGCGCCGGGTGCCGTGCCGGTGAGGGCGAGCACTGCGGTCAGCGACACATCCACGTTGCGTTCGACGGTCATCGGCTCCGCGGGGCCCGCACGCCCGCGCGAGGCGACGGCGAAGGCCCCTCCCTCCTCTCCTTCGAGCGCAGGGTTCGAGTATGGGCCGCGGTCCCACGGGACGCTGACACGCCGCTGACACCGCACCGGCTCGCCGCCGGTGGTGCCGGGTCGCGGCCGGGCCGGGCGGCGCGCCGCGGCCCGGCGGGCCGGGGCGCGTCCCGGCGGGCCGGCGGCCGCCGTGGGGTGCCGGTAGGTCTGGCCATACCCGGTGTCATGCCCGCTCCCGCCTGTTCTGCGCCCGCCGCTGTCCCCGGCCCGGTGCCGGGGGCGGCTCCCCATGCAAGGGGCAGCCACCGGAGCGTGGCTCGAGCGGGCCCGGTCAGAGCGCCTTGCGGGCCCGCCGGGCCCGCCGGTCGCAGCGGCCGGGCGCGGGTGAGAGCCGCCGGGGGGAGGCACCGGCTCCAACCGGTTTCGAGCCCGCCTGGTGCATTCCTCGACCGGGCCACCACCCTTTCCGCCCGCCACCCGCCGCCCGCCGCCCTTGGCCGGTCGTCTGCCGACCGCCGTCCGCGGCCCGGTGACCGCCGTCCGTCGTCTGCCGTCTGCGGTCCGCTTGCGGCTGGTTGCCACCGGCCTCTGGACGGTGGGCTGCGGGCCGCCGGGTCACAGCACGCGGACGGCCGACTCCGCGTGCTGCCGGGCCAGCCGCAGCGTCTGCAGGCTCTCGTAGCCGAGCTGGGCGCGGACGTGGTGGCGGGCGTCCTCCAGGGTGGCGCCGGCGCCCAGTGTGCGGGCGATGTCCTTCTCGCGCAGGACGACATGGTGCTGGGAGACCACGGTGACGCCCCTCTCGTCGGGCACCAGCGACCACTCCCCGCAGTGCGCCGCGACCAGCTTCCGGGTCGCCGTGTCCTTGTGCACGATGCGCCCGGCGTGCGGGAAACACACCCGCACCGACTCCACGGTGTGGGTGCCGCCGTCGGCCGCGGCCAGGCTCATGATGACCTTCTGGACCCCCACCTGGGGCTCGGCCAGGTCGACGCGGCGCACGTGCGGGACCTGTCCGGGCCAGTCCGCCACCTCGTAGAGGAAGCCGTAGACGAGTTCGGCGGGCCCCTTGACCCGCACCGACTCCTCGAACGACAGCACCAGCTCGTCCAGCCGGGCCCACCGCTCCGCCAGGAACCGCAGACTCCTCAGATCGGAATGGGCGTTGGCGATCGTGGCCTGCTCCAGCCACGCCACGTCCTCGGGCCGGTCGCCCACGGCGGTGAACTCGTGCTCCACGGTCAGCCGGCAGCGGTCGGGCCCGAGCGGCTGCACCGACCAGACACCGCCCATCGACTCCGCGGGCGCCATGATCTGGTCCTGGTGGAAGGAGATCCGGCGCTGCGCGGAGTCCTGGATGCGCCCCGACGTCCAGGACTTGACCTGCCCGTCGGCCAGGCACCACATCCGCAGCCGCTCACGGACCCCGTCGAAGTCCAGCCGCTCCACGTACACGTTCGGCGGGAAGTACAACGGCCAGCGCTCGGCATCCGCGATCAACCCGTAGACGACTCCCGCGGGCGCAGCCACATCGACCGCGTGCGAAAGACGGCGTACCCGCTCACCCGGCACCAAGACCACCTTCTCTCCTCGCACGAGGGCCGCCCGGCCACCGTGCGCGGGGCACACGGCCGGCACGCCTTCCGGACGGCCGTATTCCGACCCAGACTCTCCGGAGCCGCTCGACACGCGCCGGAATCCCGCTCGAGCCGCTCCCCGGACCCGCTCGCCCGGCAGCAGTCCGGGGGCCGGGATGCGGGAGACCAGGGCGGGGCGGGACGGGATGCGGTGTCAGAGCGCGGCACCAAAAAAAGGGGTGCGGCGGTGCCCAGGGGGCGGCATCCCGGAAGGGGGCGGGGCGCACAAAGACCCCGGAGTACGGCGGGAAGGCGGGACGGCCCCCGGTGGGGCCGGCGCACAAAGACCCCGGAGTACGGCGGGAGGCGGGACGGCCCCCGGTGGGGCGGGGCGCACAAAGACCCCGGAGTACGGCGGGAGGCGGGACGGCCCCGGTGGGGCCGGGCGCACAAAGACCCCGGAGTACGGCGGGAGGCGGGACGGCCCCCGGTGGGCCGGCGCACAAAGACCCCGGAGTACGGCGGGAGGCGGGGCGGCTCCCCGGTGGGGCGGGGACGCGGGGTGGTGCAGGAGGTGCGGCTCCCCGGTGGGGCGGGGACGCGTGGCGGTCCGGCGGGGCGGGGCGGTGACGGTCCGGTGGGGCAGGGTGGTGCAGTACGGGGTGGTGCGGGGGGTGTGGTGGTGCGCGGGTTCAGGCGGCGTAGAGGTCGAACGTGGAGCTGCGCCGTGGTCCGGCGGCGACGTCGAGCTGGGGGTCGACGGCCAGCATGGCCTGGTGCAGCCGCTGTACCTGCGGGGAGGGCTCCACGCCCAGTTCCTCTATCAGGCGGATGCGCAGCCTGCGGTAGATGTCGAGGGCGGACGCCTGCCGGCCCGACCGGTACAGCGCCACCATGGCCTGGGAGTGCAGACCCTCGTGCTGGGGGTAGCGTGCGGTCAGTTCGGTGAGCTCGGCGATGAGTTCGGAGTGCCGGCCCAGCCGCAGGTCGGCGTCGATGCGCCGTTCGATGGTGCCCAGGCGGCTCTCCTCCAGGCGCATGACCTCTATCTCGAGGATCGGCCCGACGCGTACGTCGACCAGTGCCGGTCCGCGCCACAGGGACAGTGCCCGGCGGAAGCAGTCGGCCGAGCCGTTGTCGTCGCCGGACTCGAAGGCCGACCGGCCCTCGGTGATCATGCGTTCGTACTCGTGCACGTCCACGCTCTCGGCCGGTATCTGCATCAGATAGCCGCCGTGCCGGGTGGCGAGGACTTCCTTGGCCGCGCCGGGGGCGTCGGGCCCCATCGCGGTCCCCAGCCGCCTGCGCAGTTGGAGGATGTAGGTCTGCAGTGTGGTGAGCGCGCTGGGTGGCGGCTCGGTTCCCCAGATCTCCTCCATGAGCATGGGAACGGGCATGACCCGTCCCGGGTAGAGGGCGAGCAGAGACAGAATCTGCCGCGGCTTGCCGGCCGTCGGGACAATCGATCCCCCGTTGACCTCGGCACTCAACGGTCCCAGAACCTGAATCTTCACTGGTTTCTCCGTATCTCGTCGAGTTCTCTCAGTGACCGATCCCGTCGCCGCGAGCACACTAGCCGGAATTGCCCCACACCCCCCTTTCCGTCGACCAGGGTTCAAGGACATTCCAACCGGGCCCGGCGGAACGGGAATGGGGATGCTCGAGAAAAAACGAAATCCGCCTGGAGCCGGACTCGCGCGGAAATCGCGCCACGCTGTTCCCTCTCGCTCCCGTTCACTGCGGCAGGCAGCGCGGGAACACGGAAAAGGCGGGGGGCCAGGGCCTTGGACACCCGAAAGAAGACAGAGGGTGGGGTGGGCTGGTGGTGCGGTCTACGGCGCCGCCCGGGCCGGGGCCCGCCGCATCCCCGGGCCGCCCCCGCCTGGACCCGCCGCATCCCGGACCGGGCCACCCGGTTCCGCGGTTGCCCGGGCCGGGTCGCCGGGCCCCGCCGCATCCCGGACCCGTCGCCGCCCGGACCGGTCCAGCCAGATCCCCGGACCTGGCCATCCGATCCCGCCAAGCCCCCGGGCCGGGCCGCCTGGACCCGCCGGACTCCGGGACCGGGGCGCCGGAGTCCGGCCGCCACCCGGGCGGGGCCCGTGCGTTCCGGGTCGGCTGCCGGACACCGACCGCCGCATGGTGCGCGGGACAAGCCCTGCCGCGTGCACCGGCCCGCGTCCGCCCGGTTGCCCTTGCCCTATGTCCTGTGCCGGGCCGTCCCGTCACGGGCTCGGGCCTCGTGCGCCCCCCGGGCGGGCGGGGCTCTCCCCCACCCGCCGTACACGGCAGGCCCTTCCCCCCGCCTGCCGGACGCTGCGGGCCCGCCCGCCGGGCGCCGGGCGCCGGGGCGGTCTGTCACTCTCCCGGGGGTCCTTCTCGGTCCGGGCGGGTGTTGTGGGGGTCCGGTCCGGGGCGCGTCGCGGGGAGAGAGCGGTGGGCCGGGCGTGCACCGCTGCCCGGGCTGCGCAGTCCCGCAGACCGCACCGCCCCCTCCCCCTCCTTCCTTCTTCTCCTCTTCGGGGGTGGGTGCGTGTTCGCCCGCCGCCGTGTTCCGCGGCGGCGGGCGAACACGCCCCCGCCCCGGGGGGGCGGGGCGGGGAGGGTGGTGGTCAGCTGGTGGCGGCGAGCCGTTCGGTGACGCTGTCGGGCACCGTGGCCATGGCCTCGGGGCCGGCCATGAGGATGGAGCGCTGCAGCCGCCGCAGCGCCGCGGACGGTTCCAGGCCGAGTTCGCGCACGAGGGTGGAGCGCAGTCCCTGGTAGACGCTCAGGGCCTCACCGCGCCGTCCGGAGCGGTGCAGCGCGAGCATGAACTGGGCGTGCAGGGACTCGTGGGTGCGGTAACGGTTCACCAGGACGGTGAGTTCGGCCAGTACCTCGCGGTGCCGGCCGAGCCGCAGGTCGGCCTCGATGCGCTGGTCGAGTGCGCACAGGCGGCTCTCGTCCAGGCGTTTGATCTCCATCTCCAGCTGGGCGCCGGCCTGGACGTCGGCGAAGGGTGTGCCCGACCACAGCAGCAGTGCCTCGTTCAGCTGCCGGGCCGCGCCGGGGAAGTCGCCGGCGTCCATGCACCGGTAGCCCGCTCCGGCGAGCCGCTCGAACTCGCGGAGGTCGCTGCGGCCGCCCCCGCCGCAGAGCAGGTAGCCGCCGGGGGTGGTCACCAGCACGTCCTTGGCGGTGCGTCCCGCCGGGTCGTTGTGCAGGGCGGCGGTGATCAGTTCGCGCAGTTGCAGGACGTAGGTCTGCAAGGTGGTGCGGGCGCTGCGCGGCGGGGTGGTGCCCCACAGCTCCTCCATCAGGGCCGAGACCGGCACCACCCGGTCGGCGTGCAGCGCCAACAGGGCAAGGACCTGCCGTGGCTTGGGGGCCGTGGGCGTGATGGAGACCTGGTTCTCCTGCACCGCCAACGCGCCGAGTACGTCGATGTCCACAGCGTCTCCCTGACGTGGATGCCGCTCGCGGGGGCGATCCCCACCACGCACAGATTCAAGAAGATGCCGGACCCCCTGTCAATACAAAACCGCATAGCTGGTTTGTATTTTTTCGGTGGAATCGACCGGCCCGCCTCTCACCTGCGGTGGCCCGACGAGCCGCCCTCGAGGCTCTGTTGAGCGGGGAGCGGCTCGCCGGGCGCTCACCACGGGGGGTGACGCGCGCCGGGGGTGCGGTCCGGCGGGGGGTGTTCAGGCGCCAAAACAGCTTGAACGGTTTGTTGGGTGGGGGGCGGGGGGCCGGGGCTGGTCGGTGCGGGGCGGGGCGGAGCCGTAGGGGGCCAGCGCGGGCAGCCGGCCGGGGGCGGCCAGGCGGGGCAGCATCAGGTCCCAGTACTGGCCCAGGGTGCGCCGGGAGACCCAGGTGGGGTCCTTGGCGCCCAGGACCTCGAAGCCCACGGTGGCCGCGACGACGGCGGCGGACGCCTGGGCGGGCGAGACGCCGTCGGCGAGCTCGCCCTGCTGCTGGGCGGTGTGCAGGACGCGGCGGACCCAGCGCTGCCATTCCCGGTACAGGTCCGCGGCCTGCTCGCGGCGGGGGGCGGTGCCGGTCAGCTCGAAACCGGCCCGCACCACCACGTCCCGCTCCAGGCTGCCCAGCAGGCCGTGGGTGGCGTCCACGAGCCGCTGCAGCGCGCTGTCCTGGCGCTGCTCGGCGTCGTGGGTGATGCGGCGCAGGGTGTCGACGGCGGCGGCCTCCACGGCCTGGGCCAGGACGTGCTTGTTGGCGAAGTGGAAGTGCAGCGCCCCGTTGCTGACGCCGGCCCTCTTGCTGATGGTGCTCAGGGTCGTCGACACGAAGCCGTCCTCGGCGAACGCCTCGGCCGCCGCCCGCATCAGTGACTGCCGTGTGCGCTCGGCACGTTCTTGCTGCACCATCGTGTCTCTCCTGAGGTGGAAAATGTGCGGGCCCGGGTGCGGCCCTGGGCCGCCGCTGCGGCCGGTGTGTCAACCCCCCTGCGGG
It contains:
- a CDS encoding condensation domain-containing protein is translated as MTVERNVDVSLTAVLALTGTAPGAASTLELRGPLPTALLEAALARIAADRPELRDIQPRTLRCEPGHHVLELDAPYPSGVLADLLTAATAEPAGRPGAVTPRAPAPRPPAPVLPEPLALTPLQRELLARTAHRPHQQVAQLAWRWHGPLDTGRFTAAWQSVFDHETVLRAAFAFDPQPRAALHARAHPEVVRHAHGTLSRQALMDQERGRGFDLARPGLLRAALLDGEPQQHPAGHIPPTDVVLTYHRALLDSFSVRLLLQEFHRAYLAAGTTHGGERRPDLRDYRRWLATQDAAPARDFFTRTGGDLGAGLPRARPGAVTGRHGTGRTLARLTHAEATRLAHWAARWGATESSALQAVWAMVLLQAGGTVRGPAPVSFSVTVSGRGIPMEGIARVPGPFDNPLPVSLDIDPAATVPALLRTVRDRVLDLGAYEWVTAGQIKQWLGYDADADAPHTLLSFEHRPRPVQDLAADLAAQGIHVEDADPAGLQTTFPISVLAHRDGMGGLVLSCLHDRGRLHDDQVARMLDHSARLLRRLPARADETTSVARMLSELDDTRAPRLYDHPPAPAERRLTRLRGPSRPGAKTVCLIAPPGTPEGCHTELARRYRGPEALTALRADVAGLPESLTALRPLLAAGGQLILGGFSGSGALACELARHIAADTGTAPLVVLGAGHDAGEDRVGDLARALGAAARRPG
- a CDS encoding aromatase/cyclase, whose amino-acid sequence is MPGERVRRLSHAVDVAAPAGVVYGLIADAERWPLYFPPNVYVERLDFDGVRERLRMWCLADGQVKSWTSGRIQDSAQRRISFHQDQIMAPAESMGGVWSVQPLGPDRCRLTVEHEFTAVGDRPEDVAWLEQATIANAHSDLRSLRFLAERWARLDELVLSFEESVRVKGPAELVYGFLYEVADWPGQVPHVRRVDLAEPQVGVQKVIMSLAAADGGTHTVESVRVCFPHAGRIVHKDTATRKLVAAHCGEWSLVPDERGVTVVSQHHVVLREKDIARTLGAGATLEDARHHVRAQLGYESLQTLRLARQHAESAVRVL
- a CDS encoding AfsR/SARP family transcriptional regulator, encoding MKIQVLGPLSAEVNGGSIVPTAGKPRQILSLLALYPGRVMPVPMLMEEIWGTEPPPSALTTLQTYILQLRRRLGTAMGPDAPGAAKEVLATRHGGYLMQIPAESVDVHEYERMITEGRSAFESGDDNGSADCFRRALSLWRGPALVDVRVGPILEIEVMRLEESRLGTIERRIDADLRLGRHSELIAELTELTARYPQHEGLHSQAMVALYRSGRQASALDIYRRLRIRLIEELGVEPSPQVQRLHQAMLAVDPQLDVAAGPRRSSTFDLYAA
- a CDS encoding AfsR/SARP family transcriptional regulator; translated protein: MDIDVLGALAVQENQVSITPTAPKPRQVLALLALHADRVVPVSALMEELWGTTPPRSARTTLQTYVLQLRELITAALHNDPAGRTAKDVLVTTPGGYLLCGGGGRSDLREFERLAGAGYRCMDAGDFPGAARQLNEALLLWSGTPFADVQAGAQLEMEIKRLDESRLCALDQRIEADLRLGRHREVLAELTVLVNRYRTHESLHAQFMLALHRSGRRGEALSVYQGLRSTLVRELGLEPSAALRRLQRSILMAGPEAMATVPDSVTERLAATS
- a CDS encoding ScbR family autoregulator-binding transcription factor, with the translated sequence MVQQERAERTRQSLMRAAAEAFAEDGFVSTTLSTISKRAGVSNGALHFHFANKHVLAQAVEAAAVDTLRRITHDAEQRQDSALQRLVDATHGLLGSLERDVVVRAGFELTGTAPRREQAADLYREWQRWVRRVLHTAQQQGELADGVSPAQASAAVVAATVGFEVLGAKDPTWVSRRTLGQYWDLMLPRLAAPGRLPALAPYGSAPPRTDQPRPPAPHPTNRSSCFGA